In a genomic window of Bacteroidota bacterium:
- a CDS encoding helix-turn-helix transcriptional regulator, whose product MEQNKTQDTLATAAGISRSTLSLLEKGEVVTIATLLQVLRVLDQLPILEVFTVQPIVSPIQLAKQELKKRKRASGSTKSSNSTSSW is encoded by the coding sequence ATGGAGCAAAACAAAACTCAAGATACACTTGCAACTGCTGCCGGTATTAGTCGCTCAACCTTGAGTTTACTAGAGAAAGGAGAGGTGGTTACTATCGCTACACTGCTCCAAGTATTGCGCGTGTTAGATCAATTACCAATTCTCGAGGTATTTACTGTTCAACCTATAGTAAGCCCAATTCAACTAGCAAAACAAGAACTGAAAAAGCGTAAACGAGCAAGTGGCTCCACAAAATCCTCCAACTCAACATCAAGCTGGTAA